A window from Gasterosteus aculeatus chromosome 14, fGasAcu3.hap1.1, whole genome shotgun sequence encodes these proteins:
- the crhbp gene encoding corticotropin-releasing factor-binding protein — translation MRVMARTFREQLFFLVLSACVLKGDSRHIENNEISKDELFSFFDSELKRETPEEFMYRRPLRCLDMVAVEGRFSFAADSPQLRCAAFLVAEPDQLITVELERVHIDCSAGDFVTVFDGWVMKGEKFPSSQDHPLPAYERYVDYCDSPRRSVRSSQNVAMVFFRLHAAGSGFALTVRKHANPFPCNVISQATEGSYTMVIPQERRNCSFSIIYPVEIDVSEFSLGHDNGHPRSSTPGCAESGDFVQLLGGSGIDTSKLLPVTDLCASFSGPTRVKVGCDNAVVRMVSSGRFVSRVAFSYRLLQRPELQSIKLNNVEDFCFNN, via the exons ATGCGCGTGATGGCGCGCACTTTCCGGGAGCAGCTGTTCTTCCTCGTGCTGAGCGCGTGCGTGCTCAAGGGGGACTCGCGACACATCGAG AACAACGAGATCTCCAAAGATGAACTCTTCTCGTTTTTCGACTCggagctgaagagggagacACCTGAGGAGTTCATGTACCGGCGGCCTTTGC GCTGCCTGGACATGGTGGCGGTGGAGGGACGCTTCTCCTTCGCGGCCGACAGTCCGCAGCTCCGCTGCGCGGCGTTCCTCGTGGCGGAGCCCGACCAGCTGATCACCGTGGAGCTGGAGCGCGTGCACATCGACTGCAGCGCCGGAGACTTCGTCACG GTGTTTGACGGCTGGGTGATGAAGGGAGAGAAGTTCCCCAGCTCCCAGGACCACCCGCTGCCCGCGTACGAGCGCTACGTGGATTACTGCGACTCCCCGAGGAGGAGCGTGCGCTCCTCTCAGAACGTGGCCATGGTCTTCTTCCGCCTCCATGCCGCCGGCAGCGGCTTCGCCCTGACGGTCAGGAAGCACGCCAATCCATTCC CCTGTAATGTCATCTCCCAGGCAACGGAGGGGAGCTACACCATGGTGATCCCGCAGGAGCGCAGGAACTGCAGCTTCTCCATCATCTACCCCGTGGAGATCGACGTGTCCGAGTTCAGCCTGGGACACGACAACGGACATCCCCGG AGCTCCACGCCCGGCTGTGCAGAATCTGGGGACTTTGTGCAGTTGTTGGGAGGAAGCGGCATCGACACGTCGAAGCTGCTGCCCGTCACGGACCTCTGCGCCTCCTTCAGCGGACCCA cccgGGTGAAGGTGGGCTGTGACAACGCGGTGGTGAGGATGGTGTCCAGTGGGAGGTTCGTGAGCCGCGTGGCGTTCAGCTACCGGCTGCTGCAGCGCCCGGAGCTGCAGAGCATCAAGCTCAACAACGTGGAGGACTTCTGCTTCAACAACTGA
- the s100z gene encoding protein S100-Z, whose amino-acid sequence MPSQLEGAMDALITVFYNYSGNDGDNLKLNKGELKELLNSELTDFLTSQKDPMLVEKIMNDLDSNKDNEVDFNEFVVLVAALTVACNDFFQEQKKKSK is encoded by the exons ATGCCGAGCCAGCTGGAAGGTGCGATGGACGCCCTGATCACCGTGTTCTACAACTACTCCGGGAACGACGGAGACAATCTAAAGCTCAACAAGGGCGAGCTGAAGGAGCTCCTCAACAGCGAGCTCACCGACTTCCTCACG TCCCAGAAGGACCCGATGCTGGTGGAGAAAATCATGAACGACCTGGACTCCAACAAAGACAACGAGGTGGACTTCAACGAGTTCGTCGTGCTGGTGGCCGCGCTGACTGTCGCCTGCAACGACTTCTtccaggagcagaagaagaaaagcaagtAG